From the Actinopolymorpha singaporensis genome, the window CGGGGTCGTCACCGGCAAGGCGGAGCGCGACGTAGGCCTCCACCGAGGTGGACACGTCGCCCGGCCCGAACCGGAAGTTCGCCCACGAGCCGTCGTCGCGTTGCTGGCTTCGGATCCAGGCGGCGGACTGCGCGGTCTGCTCGTCGGTGCGTACGCCGAGGAACTGCCGCATCATCAGGTCCTCGGCGTCCATCGTGACGTTGGTCTCCAGCTCGCCCTTCCACCAGCCGGCCGGGTCCTGCAGGTCCAGCAGGTGCTCGACGGCACGGTCCAGCGCCGCGTGTGCCGACGCGTCGTCCACGGCGATGGGAAACCTCGGGTGCTCCGGGTGCTTCGGGTGCTGGGACAGGCCGGCCATTCAGGTGCTCCGTCCACGAAGCTGGCCCGCGATCCGGGCCAGGTCGTCGCGGACCGGGTCCGGCAGGTCGACCGGAGCCAGTGCCCGGATCCCGGCCGCGAGCTGGCGGTCCGCCTCGTCCTCGGTCCAGCCGCGGCCGCCGGCCTGTTCGACCAGGGACGCGGCCCGGGCGAGCTCGGCCTCGTCCAGCGGGTCTGGCCGGCGGTAGAGGTCGCGCAGCTCGTCCGCCGCCATCGTCGGCGCGGTGAGCGCGGCGACCACAGGGACGGACTTCTTCCGCGCCCGCAGGTCCGACAACACCGGCTTGCCCGTGCGCACCGGATCGCCCCAGATCCCCAGCAGGTCGTCGGTGAGCTGGAACGCCATGCCCACGTGCCGCCCGAAGGACGTCAGCGCCGTAAGCAGGGTGGGCGGGGCGCCGGCGAGCACGGCACCGAGCGAGGCCGAACACGCCAGCAGGGCGGCTGTCTTGTCCGCGGCCATGCTCATGCACTCCTCGAGCGTCACGTCGTCGCGTTTCTCGAAGGCGATGTCGGCGGCCTGGCCGGCGATCAGCTGCCGCACGGTCTCGCCCAGCCGGCGTACGGCCACGTGGACGTGAACGGAGTCGGCCTCGGCGAGTATCTCGTTGGCCAGGGACAGCAGCGCGTCCCCGGCGAGGATCGCGTCGGGTACCCCGAACCGCGCCCACACCGTCGGCCGGTGCCTGCGTTCGGTGTCGCCGTCGATCACGTCGTCGTGCAGCAGCGAGAAGTTGTGCACGAGCTCGCAGGCGACCGCGGCGGGAACGCCCACCTCGGGCGGGGCCTGCGCGGCCTGTGCGGACAGCACCGCGAGAACCGACCGCAGCCCCTTGCCGCGGGTGGTGGGTTCGGCCGGGAACTGGCCGTCGGAGTCCCAGAAACCAAGGTGGTAGCCGCAGGCGCGCCGGGTGCCCGCGTCGAGCCGGTCGAGTGCGGCGAGCAGGGCGGGCTCGACCAGCCGGTGGGTCTCGGCGATGCGGAGTTCGGTGGGGAGCAGCGTCATGACAGGGCCTCTCCAAGGGGTCGCGAAGTCGGGGTCCTGGTGAGGGAGAGCGCGTCCGCCGCCCGCAGGCCGCTGCGTACCGCGCCCTCCATGGTGTCCGGCCATCCCGTGGCCGTCCACGCGCCGGCGAGGGTGAGCCCGGGTAGTCCGGTGTGGGTGGGTGGACGCAACGCCGCCGTGCCGGGGCTCTGGCGGAACGTCGCGTGGGGTTCGCGGGTGACGAACGACTCGACCACCCGGGAGCTGCGCGCGCCGGGTAGCAGGTCGTCCACCGCGTTGGCGTACGTGCGGCGGAGCTCCTCGGTGGGCATGCCGACCTCGGCGTGCGCGGCCGACACCGACACCACGAGGTACTGGCCGCGGTCCACCCCCGCGGCGCGCGTACGGTCGAAGATCCACTGCACGGGCGAGTCGAGCGCCGCGGCGAACGGGAACGCCGTCACCCGCCGGTCGTAGCGCAAGTGCACGTTGACGATGGGTGCCGAACCCAGGCGGGCCCAGCGTTCCCGTCCCTCGTCTGGGACCGCGCGGGCCGGCACCAGCCGGGCGGCGGCCTGGTGTGGGACTGCCACCACCACGGCGTCGGCGGTGAGTTCGCCGGTCCGCGTACGCAGGACGAACCGATGGGTGCCGACGTCGGAAACCGGGTCGATGGCCAGGACCTTCGCGTTGGTGTGTACCTCGACATCGAGGCGTTCCAGCAGCCGGCCCGCGGGCTGGGCGTGCAACTGCCGCAGGGACACCGCGGGCACGCCCAGGTCGGCGGCCTCGGGCCGTTCGAGGAACGCGGTGCGGAACACCTTGGCGGCCAGAGCGAGGGACGCCTCGTCCGGCGGGAGGTTCAGCGCGGCGACCGCGATCAGCCCCCAGAGTCGTTCGATCGCCGGCCCCGACTGGCGGTGCTCGCGCAGCCACTCGCCGAAGGTCGCGGTGTCCCGGCGCGGGTCGTCCGGGTCGACCCGGCGCAGCGCGAACACGGCTCTGCCGGCGCGCAGCCGTTCCAACGGCGTCAACGGCTTGTACGCCGCCAGCGACCGGGCCAGGTGCAGCGGGGCCGGCCCGCGCCGGGAGCGGTAGATCCAGGCCGGCCTGTCGGGGTGCCCGTCCGGTTGCCGGTCCGGATGTCGGCTCGGGTGCAGCACCGGGATCGCCAGATGTTCCTGCACCGGCGCGAGCGCGGCCACGTCGAGGCGTTCCAGCAGCGCGCGGTAGGCGTGGTAGCACCGCAGGAACACGTGCTGGCCGGTGTCGGCGACCAGGCCGGACCGGCCCGCGACCGCCGGCCGGTCCAGGGAGTACGTCGCACCGCCCAGGTGTGCACGTGCCTCCAGCAGCCGCACCCGGGCACCCCGGTCGGCCAGCCGGAC encodes:
- the hpnE gene encoding hydroxysqualene dehydroxylase HpnE, which translates into the protein MTSVVVVGGGLAGIAAAVRLADRGARVRLLEARAHLGGATYSLDRPAVAGRSGLVADTGQHVFLRCYHAYRALLERLDVAALAPVQEHLAIPVLHPSRHPDRQPDGHPDRPAWIYRSRRGPAPLHLARSLAAYKPLTPLERLRAGRAVFALRRVDPDDPRRDTATFGEWLREHRQSGPAIERLWGLIAVAALNLPPDEASLALAAKVFRTAFLERPEAADLGVPAVSLRQLHAQPAGRLLERLDVEVHTNAKVLAIDPVSDVGTHRFVLRTRTGELTADAVVVAVPHQAAARLVPARAVPDEGRERWARLGSAPIVNVHLRYDRRVTAFPFAAALDSPVQWIFDRTRAAGVDRGQYLVVSVSAAHAEVGMPTEELRRTYANAVDDLLPGARSSRVVESFVTREPHATFRQSPGTAALRPPTHTGLPGLTLAGAWTATGWPDTMEGAVRSGLRAADALSLTRTPTSRPLGEALS
- a CDS encoding polyprenyl synthetase family protein codes for the protein MTLLPTELRIAETHRLVEPALLAALDRLDAGTRRACGYHLGFWDSDGQFPAEPTTRGKGLRSVLAVLSAQAAQAPPEVGVPAAVACELVHNFSLLHDDVIDGDTERRHRPTVWARFGVPDAILAGDALLSLANEILAEADSVHVHVAVRRLGETVRQLIAGQAADIAFEKRDDVTLEECMSMAADKTAALLACSASLGAVLAGAPPTLLTALTSFGRHVGMAFQLTDDLLGIWGDPVRTGKPVLSDLRARKKSVPVVAALTAPTMAADELRDLYRRPDPLDEAELARAASLVEQAGGRGWTEDEADRQLAAGIRALAPVDLPDPVRDDLARIAGQLRGRST